One segment of Pseudodesulfovibrio sp. 5S69 DNA contains the following:
- the fliQ gene encoding flagellar biosynthesis protein FliQ, with protein sequence MTPEFVVGFARQAIEMTLIISLPMLGIGMIVGIFISIIQAATQIQEMTLTMVPKIIAIFLALLLAFPWIMDKMTSYTTNLFLNLPNYIR encoded by the coding sequence ATGACACCGGAATTCGTCGTCGGTTTCGCCAGACAGGCCATCGAGATGACCCTGATCATCTCCCTGCCCATGCTCGGCATCGGCATGATCGTGGGCATCTTCATCTCCATCATCCAGGCCGCCACCCAAATCCAGGAGATGACCCTGACCATGGTGCCCAAGATCATCGCCATCTTCCTGGCCCTGCTCCTGGCCTTCCCATGGATCATGGACAAGATGACGTCCTATACCACCAACCTCTTCCTCAACCTGCCCAACTACATCCGCTAG
- a CDS encoding OmpA/MotB family protein, whose product MAKKKQAPCPPMALWLVTFSDLMTLLLTFFVLLLTMASMDNSILTKVTLTTADLGLLDKRGSGRANVKEHLIVELMEKPWEVLDKQQRIKDLLFPDDTLPDEISKSDLNDNLDVLAKQDGVALVFTDQILFTPGGSELSDRGKYIIGRLVPMMTQTDAPINVAGYTDRSDATQTPLELSGARALTVLAFLVDKGVPNSRFSLSAYGNAFPVINDLGRPVAESPKNRRVEILLKTARPIGGY is encoded by the coding sequence ATGGCCAAGAAGAAGCAAGCGCCCTGTCCGCCCATGGCCCTGTGGCTGGTCACGTTCTCGGACCTGATGACCCTGCTGCTGACTTTTTTCGTCCTGCTCCTGACCATGGCCTCAATGGACAACTCCATCCTGACCAAGGTCACGCTGACCACGGCGGACCTCGGCCTGCTCGACAAGCGCGGCTCGGGCCGGGCCAACGTCAAGGAGCACCTGATCGTCGAGCTCATGGAGAAGCCGTGGGAGGTCCTTGACAAGCAGCAGCGCATCAAGGACCTGCTCTTCCCGGACGACACCCTGCCCGACGAGATCAGCAAGTCCGACCTGAACGACAACCTCGACGTCCTGGCCAAACAGGACGGTGTGGCCCTGGTCTTCACCGATCAGATACTCTTTACGCCGGGCGGCTCGGAGCTGTCCGACAGAGGCAAGTACATCATCGGCCGCCTGGTGCCGATGATGACCCAGACCGACGCACCCATCAACGTGGCCGGCTACACCGACCGGTCCGACGCAACGCAGACCCCGCTGGAGTTGTCCGGAGCCCGCGCCCTGACCGTGCTGGCCTTCCTGGTGGACAAGGGCGTGCCCAATTCGCGCTTCTCCCTGTCCGCCTACGGCAATGCCTTCCCGGTGATCAACGACCTGGGCAGACCCGTGGCCGAGTCACCGAAAAACCGGCGGGTGGAGATACTGCTCAAGACCGCCCGGCCCATCGGCGGCTACTGA
- a CDS encoding twin-arginine translocation signal domain-containing protein — protein MSSEQLNRRDFLKFGVLAGAAAAVTALPVRAQAAPATVTFDQCVSMAPQAMADASGPVSASWQSILQAAGQIRNPGLRAQVLAVLDNPAPTVTKSIGGAEKKAIYNELSGKGLIKDVSEADFLPPVSGATTAPQPFWSAPGSGYGSHHAYPGGLCTHTGLNTRVSLALYDGYREVYDYMLDRDVVIAAQLLHDLHKPWVFQWAADGESRTERSLAGTGEHHPLGVAESIVRKVPAEVVVAQACAHNHPRTEQDEAQVVGWLTAASIIAGVDPVQYGLLAESGKTLPLPRRQEGFVTHLGDHDWVLTVPANQWVLPVLEKVAVRDYKLSQNDLKAKPFKQFRNYVYSQATIMGLYETYAAKGETELVRTIHTIVTPA, from the coding sequence ATGTCTTCCGAACAACTCAACCGTCGCGATTTCCTGAAATTCGGGGTCCTGGCGGGCGCGGCCGCCGCAGTCACCGCCCTGCCCGTGCGCGCCCAGGCCGCCCCGGCCACGGTCACCTTCGACCAGTGCGTATCCATGGCGCCCCAGGCCATGGCCGACGCATCGGGCCCGGTGTCCGCCTCCTGGCAGTCCATCCTCCAGGCCGCCGGGCAGATCCGCAATCCCGGCCTGCGCGCCCAGGTCCTGGCCGTGCTCGACAACCCCGCGCCCACCGTGACCAAGTCCATCGGGGGCGCCGAAAAGAAGGCCATTTACAACGAACTTTCCGGCAAGGGGCTGATCAAGGACGTGTCCGAAGCCGATTTCCTGCCGCCCGTGTCCGGGGCGACCACCGCGCCGCAGCCGTTCTGGTCCGCCCCCGGCTCCGGCTACGGCAGCCACCACGCCTACCCCGGCGGACTGTGCACCCACACCGGCCTGAACACCCGCGTGTCCCTGGCCCTGTACGACGGCTACCGCGAGGTCTACGACTACATGCTCGACCGCGACGTGGTCATCGCCGCCCAACTGCTCCACGACCTGCACAAGCCGTGGGTCTTCCAGTGGGCCGCCGACGGCGAGTCGCGCACCGAGCGCTCCCTGGCCGGGACCGGCGAGCACCATCCCCTGGGCGTGGCCGAGTCCATCGTCCGCAAGGTGCCCGCCGAGGTCGTTGTGGCCCAGGCCTGCGCCCACAACCACCCGCGCACCGAGCAGGACGAGGCCCAGGTCGTGGGCTGGCTGACCGCCGCCTCGATCATCGCGGGCGTCGACCCCGTGCAGTACGGCCTGCTCGCCGAGAGCGGCAAAACCCTGCCCCTGCCTCGCCGCCAGGAAGGCTTCGTCACCCACCTCGGCGACCACGACTGGGTCCTGACCGTGCCCGCCAACCAGTGGGTCCTGCCGGTCCTGGAGAAGGTCGCCGTGCGCGACTACAAGCTCTCCCAAAACGACCTCAAGGCCAAGCCGTTCAAGCAGTTCCGCAACTACGTCTACTCCCAGGCCACCATCATGGGCCTGTACGAAACCTACGCCGCCAAGGGCGAAACCGAACTCGTCCGTACTATCCACACCATCGTCACCCCCGCCTAG
- a CDS encoding 16S rRNA (guanine(527)-N(7))-methyltransferase RsmG: protein MPDTQPDAQAVLAAARTLGRPVEPDQAKLLAVYLDQLIKWNRKMNLVGPSDWRTVFDRLVVDSLFLADFVAGLKLHDRPLSLDFGAGAGLPGIPLRVLWQQGDYWLVEVREKRATFMKSALGRLKLPGTGVFLGKAEDALDRLARSGHEDTADLILSRAFMPWQKLLDFIRPMLRKAPGRIGTAIILANDPPPAESAIPDGWQLGDVASYPAAGSERYFWSFKVE, encoded by the coding sequence ATGCCCGATACCCAACCCGATGCACAGGCCGTGCTGGCCGCGGCCCGCACGCTGGGCCGCCCCGTGGAACCGGACCAGGCAAAGCTGCTGGCCGTGTACCTGGATCAGCTCATCAAGTGGAACAGGAAGATGAACCTGGTGGGTCCGTCCGACTGGCGGACCGTGTTCGACCGGCTGGTGGTGGACTCCCTGTTCCTGGCCGATTTCGTCGCCGGGCTGAAGCTGCACGATCGGCCGCTCAGCCTCGACTTCGGGGCCGGTGCCGGACTGCCCGGCATCCCCCTGCGCGTGCTCTGGCAGCAGGGCGACTACTGGCTGGTGGAGGTGCGCGAGAAACGGGCCACCTTCATGAAGAGTGCGCTCGGGCGCCTCAAGCTGCCCGGCACCGGCGTCTTCCTGGGCAAGGCCGAGGACGCCCTGGACCGCCTGGCCCGATCCGGCCACGAAGACACTGCGGACCTCATTCTCAGCCGCGCCTTCATGCCCTGGCAGAAACTCCTTGATTTCATTCGCCCCATGCTTCGCAAGGCCCCCGGCCGCATCGGCACCGCCATTATCCTGGCCAACGACCCACCCCCGGCCGAGTCCGCCATCCCCGACGGCTGGCAACTCGGCGACGTCGCCTCCTACCCGGCGGCGGGCTCCGAGCGCTACTTCTGGTCGTTCAAGGTCGAGTAG
- a CDS encoding OmpA/MotB family protein — translation MAKKKLKQVCEEMPLWMVTFADCMTLMLTFFILLVSMATIDQRRKLVALGSIIGTFGFNQEGYDVFSRKDTKRTVEPGPIDTGDLEPLQSLKWETVDKDINFSSSRFVQILSINASLLFGPDGYTLSAEGRATLDGFLPLLQQVKYPLLLAGHTSDMRDELGLDYQPGDDEQNPDLSWKLSLNRTLTIYRYLLDNGMSPDMLRVEAFGKYRPHYPPDTPENRARNRRVDIVLDKRSSRLGDRIVEALPAAPERKNSMSVDGFEFDVATPKELQ, via the coding sequence ATGGCCAAGAAGAAACTGAAGCAGGTATGCGAGGAGATGCCTCTGTGGATGGTCACGTTCGCGGACTGCATGACCCTGATGCTGACCTTCTTCATTCTGCTCGTGTCCATGGCGACCATCGACCAGCGGCGCAAGTTGGTCGCGCTCGGCTCGATCATCGGCACCTTCGGCTTCAACCAGGAGGGCTACGACGTCTTCAGCAGGAAGGACACCAAGCGGACCGTGGAGCCCGGCCCCATCGACACCGGCGACCTGGAGCCGCTGCAATCCCTGAAATGGGAAACCGTGGATAAGGACATCAATTTCTCCTCCAGCCGCTTCGTCCAGATCCTGTCCATCAACGCGAGCCTGCTCTTCGGCCCGGACGGCTACACCCTGAGCGCCGAGGGCCGGGCCACCCTGGACGGCTTCCTGCCCCTGCTCCAGCAGGTCAAGTACCCCCTGCTCCTGGCCGGGCACACCTCGGACATGCGCGACGAGCTCGGACTCGACTACCAGCCCGGCGACGACGAACAAAACCCCGACCTCTCCTGGAAGCTCTCCCTGAATCGGACCCTGACCATATACCGCTACCTGCTCGACAACGGCATGAGCCCGGACATGCTCCGCGTGGAGGCGTTCGGCAAGTACCGGCCCCACTATCCGCCGGACACCCCGGAGAACCGGGCCCGCAACCGGCGGGTGGACATCGTCCTGGACAAGCGCTCCAGCCGCCTGGGCGACCGCATCGTCGAGGCCCTGCCCGCAGCGCCCGAGCGCAAGAACTCCATGAGCGTGGACGGCTTCGAGTTCGACGTGGCCACTCCCAAGGAGCTGCAGTAG
- the topA gene encoding type I DNA topoisomerase, translated as MPKDLIIVESPAKVKTISKFLGKDYMVDASVGHVRDLPTRDLGVDEENNFAPHYEVIQGKEDVVKRLKAAAKKAGTVYLAPDPDREGEAIAWHVAELLKPVNDNIRRIQFNEITSRAVKDALEHAQDLNENLFDSQQARRILDRLVGYKISPILWKNVKRGISAGRVQSVALKILVEREKERRAFRPDEYWPFKVLLEGGNPPPFWMDLHKLEGKAVKPGANHVSNADQAESLQQQLENGEFKVDSVQEKQRKRQPLPPYITSTLQQDANRRMGYSAKRTMSIAQRLYEGVELGKRGTTALITYMRTDSVRIAKEAQDAAKELILEMFGADFYPSKTRNFKTKGSAQDAHEAIRPVDVTITPESVKSFLPGEQYKLYRLIWQRFVASQMAAATFWDTTVLVNAPQTVWRAKGERLLFAGFLAAMDKAKSEDDVELPKLHEGDVLQLNELKKEQKFTQPPPRYSEASLVKTLEELGIGRPSTYAAIISTLIDREYAKLEEKRFVPTELGFTVSDQLSEHFQALMDVGFTAQMEGLLDDVADGKKNWEELLKDFGGDFYPTLEKARTEMGRSQQVTDIVCENCGKPMAVKFGKTGEFLGCTGFPACRTIKNFTRDEHGNIQVVEREKPEDTGVVCEKCGRPMAIKQSRRGEFLGCTGYPDCKSIVNFTRDENGNIKVVESEKPEVVGTCPDCGGELLLKKARTGSRFIACSNYPDCTYAAPFSTGVPCPREGCTGELVEKSSRRGKIFYSCSEYPKCDYAVWNWPINEPCPKCGHPILVRKTTKDKGEHIACPKKGCDYTRPVDEKE; from the coding sequence ATGCCGAAAGATCTGATCATCGTCGAGTCCCCCGCCAAGGTGAAGACCATCTCCAAGTTCCTGGGAAAGGACTACATGGTCGATGCCTCGGTGGGCCACGTGCGCGACCTGCCCACCCGCGACCTGGGCGTGGACGAGGAGAACAACTTCGCCCCGCACTATGAGGTCATCCAAGGCAAAGAGGACGTGGTCAAGCGCCTCAAGGCCGCGGCCAAGAAGGCGGGTACCGTCTATCTGGCGCCCGACCCGGACCGCGAGGGAGAGGCCATCGCCTGGCACGTGGCCGAGCTGCTCAAGCCGGTCAACGACAACATCCGGCGCATCCAGTTCAACGAGATCACCTCCCGTGCGGTCAAGGACGCGCTCGAGCACGCCCAGGACCTCAACGAGAACCTGTTCGACTCCCAGCAGGCCCGGCGCATCCTGGACCGGCTGGTGGGCTACAAGATTTCCCCGATCCTGTGGAAGAACGTCAAGCGCGGCATCTCGGCCGGGCGCGTCCAGTCCGTGGCGCTCAAGATCCTGGTCGAGCGCGAAAAGGAACGCCGCGCCTTCCGGCCCGACGAGTACTGGCCGTTCAAGGTGCTCCTGGAGGGCGGGAACCCGCCGCCGTTCTGGATGGACCTGCACAAGCTCGAAGGCAAGGCGGTCAAGCCGGGGGCCAACCACGTTTCCAACGCGGACCAGGCCGAATCCCTGCAACAGCAGCTCGAAAACGGCGAATTCAAGGTCGACTCGGTGCAGGAAAAGCAGCGCAAGCGCCAGCCCCTGCCGCCGTACATCACCTCCACCCTGCAGCAGGACGCCAACCGGCGCATGGGCTACTCGGCCAAGCGGACCATGTCCATCGCCCAGCGGCTGTACGAGGGCGTGGAGCTGGGCAAGCGCGGCACCACCGCGTTGATCACCTACATGCGTACCGACTCGGTGCGCATCGCCAAAGAGGCGCAGGACGCGGCCAAGGAGCTGATCCTGGAGATGTTCGGCGCGGATTTTTATCCGTCCAAGACCCGGAATTTCAAGACCAAAGGCAGCGCACAGGACGCGCACGAAGCCATCCGGCCCGTCGATGTGACCATTACACCCGAGAGTGTGAAGAGCTTTTTGCCCGGTGAGCAGTACAAGCTCTACCGGCTCATCTGGCAGCGGTTCGTGGCCTCGCAGATGGCCGCGGCCACCTTCTGGGACACTACCGTGCTGGTCAACGCCCCGCAAACCGTGTGGCGCGCCAAGGGCGAGCGGCTGCTCTTCGCCGGTTTCCTGGCGGCCATGGACAAGGCCAAGTCCGAGGACGACGTGGAGCTGCCCAAGCTGCACGAGGGCGACGTGCTCCAGCTCAACGAGCTGAAGAAGGAACAGAAGTTCACCCAGCCGCCGCCGCGCTATTCGGAGGCCTCGCTGGTCAAGACCCTGGAGGAACTGGGCATAGGCAGGCCGTCCACCTACGCGGCCATCATCTCCACCCTGATCGACCGCGAGTACGCCAAGCTGGAGGAGAAGCGGTTCGTGCCCACCGAACTCGGGTTCACCGTGTCCGACCAGCTGTCCGAGCACTTCCAGGCCCTCATGGACGTGGGCTTCACCGCCCAGATGGAAGGATTGCTCGACGACGTGGCCGACGGCAAGAAGAACTGGGAGGAGCTGCTCAAGGACTTCGGCGGCGACTTCTACCCCACCCTGGAAAAGGCGCGCACCGAGATGGGCCGCTCCCAGCAGGTCACGGATATCGTGTGCGAGAACTGCGGCAAGCCCATGGCCGTCAAATTCGGCAAGACCGGCGAGTTCCTGGGCTGCACCGGATTCCCGGCCTGCCGGACCATCAAGAACTTCACCCGCGACGAGCACGGCAACATCCAGGTGGTGGAACGCGAAAAACCCGAGGACACCGGGGTGGTCTGCGAGAAGTGCGGCCGCCCCATGGCCATCAAGCAGTCCCGGCGCGGCGAGTTCCTGGGCTGCACCGGCTACCCGGACTGCAAGTCCATCGTCAATTTCACCCGCGACGAGAACGGCAACATCAAGGTCGTGGAGTCGGAGAAACCCGAAGTGGTCGGCACCTGCCCGGACTGCGGCGGCGAACTGCTGCTCAAGAAGGCCCGCACCGGTTCCCGGTTCATCGCCTGTTCCAACTATCCGGACTGCACCTATGCCGCGCCGTTCTCCACGGGCGTGCCCTGCCCGCGCGAGGGCTGCACCGGTGAGCTGGTCGAGAAATCCTCGCGCCGGGGCAAGATCTTCTACTCCTGCTCCGAGTATCCCAAGTGCGACTACGCGGTCTGGAACTGGCCCATCAACGAGCCGTGCCCCAAGTGCGGCCACCCCATCCTGGTGCGCAAGACCACCAAGGACAAGGGCGAGCACATCGCCTGTCCCAAAAAAGGATGCGACTATACTCGTCCGGTGGACGAGAAGGAGTAG
- a CDS encoding YggS family pyridoxal phosphate-dependent enzyme, with translation MSLRQQELAERRAEVREALAEAAKQAGRAPEDVTLVAVSKLHPASDIRDLAATGQTEFGENYVQEALAKQDELAGLNVNWHFIGGLQSNKAKYVAGKFALVHSVDSSKLAQALHKKAVSLDTVQDILIQVNIAGETQKSGIMVEKLPGLAEAVLGMEGLRLVGLMTMPPFFDDPERARPVFARLRELRGGLETRLGMDLPHLSMGMTGDFVPAVQEGATLVRIGTRIFGARPPRD, from the coding sequence ATGAGTCTGAGACAACAGGAATTGGCCGAGCGCAGGGCCGAAGTCAGGGAGGCCCTGGCCGAGGCCGCGAAACAGGCGGGCCGCGCGCCCGAGGACGTAACCCTGGTGGCGGTGTCCAAGCTGCACCCGGCCTCGGATATCCGGGACCTGGCCGCAACCGGCCAGACCGAGTTCGGCGAGAACTACGTGCAGGAGGCTTTGGCCAAGCAGGATGAGCTGGCCGGGCTGAACGTGAACTGGCATTTCATCGGCGGCCTGCAGTCCAACAAGGCCAAGTACGTGGCCGGAAAGTTTGCCCTGGTGCACAGCGTGGATTCCTCTAAGCTGGCCCAGGCATTGCATAAAAAGGCGGTTAGCCTGGATACGGTCCAGGACATCCTGATTCAGGTGAACATTGCGGGAGAAACGCAAAAGTCCGGAATCATGGTGGAAAAGCTGCCGGGACTGGCCGAAGCGGTCCTGGGCATGGAGGGGCTGCGGCTCGTCGGTTTGATGACGATGCCGCCGTTTTTCGACGACCCCGAGCGCGCGCGGCCGGTGTTCGCCCGACTGCGGGAGTTGCGCGGCGGGCTGGAAACGCGCCTGGGCATGGACCTGCCGCACCTGTCCATGGGCATGACCGGGGACTTCGTCCCGGCCGTGCAGGAGGGTGCGACGCTGGTGCGCATCGGCACACGGATTTTCGGGGCGCGGCCGCCGCGCGACTGA
- the fliO gene encoding flagellar biosynthetic protein FliO, whose translation MASPAPVGTTAAPMQLPAVNSGTTILTTAGYLFLLLGVIFLAYWLLKRFGVPGVLTGSGPNGPKLVNRLMLGNRQSVAVVRYRDKDLLLGVTEHSVTLLAEEEAAPEAEPTERKTFASVLKRNAGRG comes from the coding sequence TTGGCTAGCCCGGCTCCAGTCGGCACCACCGCCGCCCCCATGCAGCTTCCGGCCGTGAATTCGGGAACCACCATCCTGACCACAGCCGGATACCTGTTCCTGCTGCTCGGCGTCATTTTTCTGGCCTACTGGCTGCTCAAGCGATTCGGGGTGCCCGGCGTGCTGACCGGCTCCGGCCCCAACGGCCCGAAGCTGGTCAACCGGTTGATGCTCGGCAACCGCCAGTCCGTGGCCGTGGTGCGCTACCGCGACAAGGACCTGCTGCTCGGCGTGACCGAGCACAGCGTCACCCTGCTCGCCGAGGAAGAGGCCGCGCCCGAGGCGGAGCCGACGGAACGCAAGACCTTCGCCTCGGTGCTCAAGAGGAACGCGGGCCGTGGCTAG
- a CDS encoding motility protein A, producing MDLGTIIGIVLSFGLVLSAIMTGSSLIIFVSVPSLLIVVGGTIGAGLVNYPMNYIIGVIGVIKNTFFSSLDSPAEIIDRFKDYANRARREGILSLEPLIKEIDDDYMRKGLQLTVDGLEPQTIQEILETEISYLAERHATGADVVSALGTLAPAMGMIGTVIGLVQMLQTMSDPSSIGPAMAVALLTTLYGALIANLMLMPMAGKLKARSKEEILLREMIMEGILSISKGENPRIIEEKLNSYLPPKDRIVSE from the coding sequence ATGGATCTGGGTACCATAATCGGCATCGTCCTCTCGTTCGGACTGGTCCTGTCGGCCATCATGACCGGCTCCAGCCTGATCATCTTCGTGTCCGTGCCCTCCCTGCTCATCGTGGTGGGCGGCACCATCGGGGCCGGGCTGGTCAACTACCCCATGAACTACATCATCGGCGTCATCGGGGTCATCAAGAACACCTTTTTCTCCAGCCTGGATTCCCCGGCCGAGATCATCGACCGTTTCAAGGACTACGCCAACCGCGCCCGCCGCGAGGGCATCCTGTCGCTCGAACCGCTGATCAAGGAGATCGACGACGACTACATGCGCAAGGGCCTGCAACTGACCGTGGACGGCCTGGAGCCGCAGACCATCCAGGAGATCCTGGAGACGGAAATCTCCTATCTGGCCGAGCGCCACGCCACCGGCGCGGACGTGGTCTCCGCGCTGGGCACCCTGGCCCCGGCCATGGGCATGATCGGCACGGTCATCGGCCTGGTGCAGATGCTCCAGACCATGAGTGATCCGTCGTCCATCGGCCCGGCCATGGCCGTGGCCCTGCTGACCACCCTGTACGGCGCGCTCATCGCCAACCTCATGCTCATGCCCATGGCGGGCAAGCTCAAGGCCCGCAGCAAGGAGGAAATCCTCCTGCGCGAAATGATCATGGAGGGCATCCTGTCCATTTCCAAGGGCGAAAACCCGCGCATCATCGAGGAGAAGCTGAACAGCTACCTCCCGCCCAAGGACCGGATCGTCTCCGAATAA
- a CDS encoding flagellar basal body-associated FliL family protein produces the protein MAQEELTQEEGKKKKGGLLKWIIIVVLLAALGVGGWFGYKMFFAAPKEDTAAQQDAAGDPGKPAEQQEGLIVTLPTFLVNLADPLGRRYLKLGVEVEVRDADAQAALAKYEPKIKDTLILLLSSKTYEGLSTMQDKVELKQEIADRLNQIVGNGGVLRVYITEMVIQ, from the coding sequence ATGGCTCAAGAAGAATTGACCCAGGAAGAAGGGAAAAAGAAGAAGGGCGGCCTGCTCAAGTGGATCATCATCGTCGTCTTGCTGGCGGCGTTGGGAGTGGGCGGTTGGTTCGGCTACAAGATGTTTTTCGCCGCCCCCAAGGAAGACACGGCCGCGCAGCAGGATGCCGCGGGCGATCCCGGCAAGCCCGCCGAACAGCAGGAGGGCCTGATCGTGACCCTGCCTACGTTCCTGGTCAACCTGGCCGACCCCCTGGGCCGCCGGTACCTGAAGCTCGGGGTGGAGGTGGAGGTGCGGGACGCCGACGCCCAGGCCGCCCTGGCCAAGTACGAGCCCAAGATCAAGGACACCCTGATCCTGCTGCTTTCGAGCAAAACCTACGAAGGGTTGTCCACCATGCAGGACAAGGTGGAACTCAAGCAGGAGATCGCGGACCGCCTGAACCAGATTGTCGGCAACGGCGGGGTGCTGCGGGTCTACATCACGGAAATGGTCATCCAGTAG
- the fliP gene encoding flagellar type III secretion system pore protein FliP (The bacterial flagellar biogenesis protein FliP forms a type III secretion system (T3SS)-type pore required for flagellar assembly.) → MELAAGQADPQEVSTLLEILFLLTVLSLAPAIMLTMTSFTRIIIVFHFIRQAMGTQQMPPNQILAALAIFMTMVIMYPVGKAINETALQPYMNETINFTEALTRAQVPIRAFMFKHTREKDLSIFYSITKEPRPENKEEVPTIMLVAAYTISELKTGFTIGFLIYIPFLILDMVVASILLAMGMMMLPPVMISLPFKILLFILIDGWNLLVGSLVNTFQ, encoded by the coding sequence ATGGAGCTGGCCGCCGGGCAGGCGGACCCGCAGGAGGTCTCGACCCTGCTCGAGATCCTCTTCCTGCTGACCGTCCTGTCCCTGGCCCCGGCCATCATGCTGACCATGACCTCCTTCACCCGGATCATCATCGTCTTCCACTTCATCCGGCAGGCCATGGGCACCCAGCAGATGCCGCCCAACCAGATCCTGGCCGCCCTGGCCATCTTCATGACCATGGTCATCATGTACCCGGTGGGCAAGGCCATCAACGAGACCGCGCTCCAGCCGTACATGAACGAGACCATCAATTTCACCGAGGCGCTGACCCGCGCCCAGGTCCCCATCCGCGCGTTCATGTTCAAGCACACCCGCGAAAAGGACCTGTCCATATTCTACTCCATCACCAAGGAACCGCGTCCCGAGAACAAGGAAGAGGTGCCGACCATCATGCTGGTGGCCGCCTACACCATCTCCGAACTGAAGACCGGCTTCACCATCGGCTTTCTGATCTACATCCCGTTCCTCATCCTGGACATGGTCGTGGCCTCCATCCTGCTGGCCATGGGCATGATGATGCTGCCGCCGGTCATGATCTCGCTGCCGTTCAAGATTCTCCTGTTCATCCTGATCGACGGCTGGAACCTGCTGGTGGGCTCGCTGGTAAACACCTTCCAGTGA
- the fliN gene encoding flagellar motor switch protein FliN, producing MADDQDKLAQEWADALLDGDDSDDDPLGNLENVTDPSEAGSADVGNDDETLADEWAAALAETEQEEVKHEKEQAFLSTQTHDYDLTDMGPDAKAGSSSGKRDLDFILDIPLEVSAELGRTKLLINELLQLGQGSVVELNKLAGEPLEIYVNGKLVARGEAVVINEKFGIRLTDIISPIERVKQLG from the coding sequence ATGGCTGACGATCAGGATAAACTCGCACAGGAATGGGCCGATGCCCTGCTGGATGGCGACGACTCGGACGACGATCCGCTGGGGAATCTGGAGAACGTGACCGATCCTTCCGAAGCGGGCAGCGCCGACGTGGGCAACGACGACGAGACCCTGGCCGACGAATGGGCCGCCGCCCTGGCCGAGACCGAGCAGGAAGAGGTCAAGCACGAGAAGGAACAGGCCTTCCTGTCCACTCAGACTCACGACTACGACCTGACCGACATGGGCCCGGACGCCAAGGCCGGCAGTTCCTCGGGCAAGCGGGACCTGGACTTCATCCTGGACATCCCCCTGGAGGTCTCGGCCGAGCTGGGCCGCACCAAGCTGCTGATCAACGAACTCCTGCAACTGGGCCAGGGCTCGGTGGTCGAGCTGAACAAGCTGGCCGGAGAACCGCTCGAGATCTACGTCAACGGCAAGCTGGTGGCGCGCGGCGAGGCCGTGGTCATCAACGAGAAGTTCGGCATCCGGCTGACCGACATCATCAGCCCCATCGAGCGGGTGAAGCAACTTGGCTAG